A stretch of the Rodentibacter haemolyticus genome encodes the following:
- a CDS encoding zinc ribbon domain-containing protein has translation MALTRCPECRKKISNRAVHCPNCGFSFKEEELEIYKQKLEERRLHNAEINRKSTKLQLIWLCIFALFLAVASIVNSI, from the coding sequence ATGGCACTCACCCGTTGTCCGGAATGCCGTAAAAAAATTAGCAATCGCGCGGTGCATTGCCCGAACTGCGGCTTTTCTTTTAAAGAAGAGGAGTTAGAAATCTACAAACAGAAATTAGAAGAGCGACGTTTACATAATGCAGAAATAAATCGAAAAAGTACAAAACTTCAATTAATTTGGCTTTGTATTTTTGCTTTATTTCTTGCTGTGGCAAGTATAGTGAACTCAATTTAA
- a CDS encoding DNA ligase, which yields MKLLRAIFILFISLSSYANVDLMLLKNYDNQPIEGWVMSEKLDGVRGYWDGKQLLTRQNQRLSPPAYFIKDFPPFAIDGELFSERNHFEEITSITKSFKGERWEKLKLYVFDVPDAEGNLFDRLNLLKTYLAEHPTPYIQIIEQIPVRDKSHLYEFLTEVENRQGEGVIVRNPNASYERKRSSQILKLKTAHDEECTVIAHHKGKGQFENVMGSLTCKNERGEFRIGSGFNFNERENPPPIGSSITYKYRGLTGSGKPRFATYWREKSKGENKGR from the coding sequence ATGAAATTACTACGTGCCATCTTTATTTTATTTATCAGCCTAAGTTCTTATGCCAATGTTGATCTGATGCTACTAAAAAATTATGATAACCAACCCATTGAAGGCTGGGTAATGTCTGAAAAATTAGACGGTGTACGAGGATATTGGGATGGCAAACAGCTTTTAACTCGGCAAAACCAAAGGCTTTCTCCTCCCGCTTATTTTATTAAAGATTTTCCTCCCTTTGCCATAGACGGCGAACTTTTTAGCGAACGTAATCACTTTGAAGAAATCACCTCTATTACAAAGTCTTTCAAAGGCGAACGTTGGGAAAAACTCAAACTTTATGTTTTTGATGTGCCTGATGCAGAAGGCAATTTATTTGACCGTTTAAACCTATTAAAAACCTATTTGGCCGAACACCCCACACCTTATATTCAAATTATCGAACAAATTCCCGTGCGAGATAAATCCCATTTATATGAATTTTTGACTGAAGTAGAAAACAGACAAGGTGAAGGGGTTATAGTAAGAAATCCGAATGCGTCTTATGAACGAAAACGAAGCTCGCAAATACTCAAACTTAAAACCGCCCATGATGAAGAATGTACGGTCATCGCACATCACAAAGGCAAAGGACAATTTGAAAATGTCATGGGTTCATTAACCTGTAAAAACGAACGAGGCGAATTTAGGATCGGTTCAGGTTTTAATTTTAATGAGCGTGAAAACCCGCCGCCAATCGGCTCAAGCATTACTTATAAATATCGTGGATTAACAGGTTCCGGCAAGCCACGTTTTGCGACTTATTGGCGAGAAAAAAGTAAGGGCGAAAATAAAGGCAGGTGA
- the artQ gene encoding arginine ABC transporter permease ArtQ, with product MFADFLSLMFSAALMTLGLAVCSLIMGLLFSIVFAVLEANRFVGKPVAVFVALLRGLPEILVVLLVYFGSTEAVEMLTGEYIEFSAFGCGVFALSLIFAAYASQTLRGAIQAIPKGQWESGAALGLSKGYTFTRVIMPQVWRHALPGLSNQWLVLLKDTALISLIGVEDLMRQAQLINTNTHQPFTWYGIAALIYLAVTLISQAGIRRLELRFTRFERGVK from the coding sequence ATGTTTGCTGATTTTCTTTCTTTAATGTTTTCTGCCGCCCTAATGACGTTAGGGCTTGCAGTTTGCTCTTTAATCATGGGGTTGCTATTTAGTATCGTATTTGCTGTGTTGGAAGCGAATCGCTTTGTGGGCAAACCTGTTGCCGTATTTGTCGCATTATTGCGCGGGTTACCTGAAATTTTAGTCGTGTTACTGGTGTACTTCGGTTCTACGGAAGCGGTAGAAATGCTTACCGGTGAATACATTGAGTTTAGTGCTTTTGGTTGCGGTGTTTTTGCGTTGTCGTTAATTTTTGCGGCTTATGCCTCACAAACATTACGCGGTGCGATTCAAGCGATTCCAAAAGGGCAATGGGAATCCGGTGCGGCTTTAGGATTGAGCAAAGGTTATACTTTTACACGCGTTATTATGCCGCAAGTTTGGCGTCATGCTTTACCCGGACTAAGTAATCAATGGCTGGTTTTGTTAAAAGATACGGCGTTGATTTCCCTTATCGGTGTGGAGGATCTAATGCGTCAGGCGCAGTTGATTAATACCAATACGCATCAGCCGTTTACTTGGTACGGTATTGCCGCATTAATTTATTTAGCCGTTACCTTGATTAGTCAAGCCGGTATTCGTCGTTTAGAACTGCGTTTTACTCGCTTTGAAAGAGGAGTGAAATAA
- the ftsL gene encoding cell division protein FtsL, with protein sequence MLENSERYPLQHLLVEDLFSSNKLVTLLLLLILISAMATIWVTHQTRGLISENGQLVLQYQALQDEYRNLQLQEATEGDSTRVESIAIGTLKMKRIDSDQEVVILE encoded by the coding sequence ATGTTAGAGAATAGTGAACGTTATCCTTTACAACATCTTTTAGTTGAAGATTTATTTTCATCAAATAAATTAGTGACATTGCTGCTATTACTGATTTTAATTTCTGCCATGGCGACAATTTGGGTGACGCATCAAACCCGAGGATTGATTTCTGAAAATGGTCAGTTGGTATTACAGTACCAAGCGTTACAAGATGAATATCGTAATTTACAGTTGCAAGAGGCTACTGAAGGCGATAGCACAAGGGTAGAATCTATTGCGATCGGTACATTAAAAATGAAAAGAATAGATAGCGATCAAGAAGTCGTTATTTTGGAATAG
- the miaB gene encoding tRNA (N6-isopentenyl adenosine(37)-C2)-methylthiotransferase MiaB translates to MTQKLHIKTWGCQMNEYDSSKMADLLLSTHGLELTETAEEADVLLLNTCSIREKAQEKVFHQLGRWKELKQNNPNLVIGVGGCVASQEGEHIRRRAPYVDIIFGPQTLHRLPEMINQIRGGKSAVVDISFPEIEKFDRLPEPRAEGPTAFVSIMEGCNKYCTFCVVPYTRGEEVSRPVDDVLFEIAQLAEQGVREVNLLGQNVNAYRGPTYDGQICSFAELLRLVASIDGIDRLRFTTSHPIEFTDDIIDVYRDTPELVSFLHLPVQAGSDRILTMMKRGHTALEYKSIIRKLRAARPDIQISSDFIVGFPGETAEDFEQTMNLIAQVNFDMSFSFVYSARPGTPAADMPDDVTEEEKKQRLYVLQERINQQAAQFSRRMLGTEQRVLVEGPSKKDLMELTGRTETNRIVNFQGSPEMIGKFVDVKITDVYTNSLRGEVVRTEDEMGLRIAQSPQEVMKRTRKEDELGVGRYHG, encoded by the coding sequence GCGGATGTGTTGTTGTTGAATACCTGCTCTATTCGTGAAAAGGCGCAAGAAAAAGTGTTCCACCAATTGGGACGTTGGAAAGAATTAAAGCAAAATAATCCGAATTTAGTGATTGGTGTGGGCGGTTGTGTGGCATCACAGGAGGGCGAACATATTCGTCGCCGTGCGCCTTATGTCGATATTATTTTTGGACCGCAAACCTTACACCGTTTGCCGGAAATGATTAATCAAATCCGTGGCGGTAAAAGTGCTGTGGTGGATATCAGTTTCCCTGAAATTGAAAAATTCGACCGCTTACCGGAGCCTCGTGCCGAGGGACCGACCGCATTTGTTTCGATTATGGAAGGTTGTAACAAGTATTGTACTTTCTGTGTTGTGCCTTATACCCGAGGTGAAGAAGTAAGCCGCCCGGTGGATGATGTGTTATTTGAGATCGCACAACTTGCCGAACAAGGTGTGCGGGAAGTCAATTTACTTGGTCAAAATGTAAATGCCTACCGTGGCCCGACCTATGACGGACAAATTTGTAGTTTTGCCGAATTACTTCGTTTAGTGGCATCAATTGATGGTATTGATCGTTTACGTTTCACCACCAGTCATCCGATTGAATTTACCGATGATATTATCGATGTATATCGTGATACGCCGGAATTAGTCAGTTTCTTACATTTACCGGTGCAAGCGGGTTCCGACCGTATTCTTACGATGATGAAGCGAGGGCATACCGCGTTGGAATATAAATCGATTATTCGTAAATTACGTGCCGCCCGTCCTGATATTCAAATTAGCTCTGATTTTATCGTGGGTTTTCCGGGGGAAACCGCAGAAGATTTCGAGCAAACGATGAATTTAATTGCTCAAGTAAATTTTGATATGAGCTTCAGTTTTGTTTATTCGGCGCGTCCCGGCACACCGGCGGCAGATATGCCGGATGACGTCACGGAAGAAGAGAAAAAACAACGTCTATATGTGTTGCAAGAACGAATCAACCAACAAGCGGCACAATTCAGTCGTCGTATGTTAGGTACGGAACAACGCGTGTTGGTAGAGGGGCCGTCTAAAAAAGATCTGATGGAATTAACCGGTAGAACGGAAACGAACCGTATTGTGAATTTCCAAGGTTCGCCGGAAATGATAGGTAAATTTGTGGATGTGAAAATCACGGATGTGTACACGAACTCCCTACGTGGAGAAGTGGTGCGTACCGAAGATGAAATGGGATTGCGTATTGCACAATCACCGCAGGAAGTGATGAAGCGAACAAGAAAAGAAGACGAATTAGGTGTAGGACGCTACCACGGGTAA
- the artP gene encoding arginine ABC transporter ATP-binding protein ArtP, whose translation MAIRVKNLNFFYGSSQALFDINLEAEEGDTVVLLGPSGAGKSTLIRTLNLLEVPTSGELSIANNEFDLSKATTNPKAIRQLRQDVGMVFQQYNLWPHLTVIENLIEAPMKVLDINETTAKKEAMELLKRLRLEEYAERFPLHLSGGQQQRVAIARALMMKPQVLLFDEPTAALDPEITAQVVDIIRELQETGITQVIVTHEVNVAQKVATKVVYMEQGKIVEMGSADCFEYPKTEQFKQYLSH comes from the coding sequence ATGGCTATTCGTGTTAAAAATTTGAATTTTTTCTATGGGTCTTCCCAAGCATTATTTGATATCAATTTAGAGGCTGAGGAAGGGGATACCGTTGTGTTGCTTGGCCCGAGCGGAGCAGGTAAAAGTACGTTAATTCGCACGTTAAATTTATTGGAAGTCCCGACTTCCGGTGAATTAAGTATTGCTAATAATGAATTTGATTTATCTAAAGCAACAACAAACCCGAAGGCGATTCGCCAGTTACGCCAAGATGTGGGAATGGTGTTTCAACAATATAATCTTTGGCCTCATCTGACAGTGATTGAAAATCTTATTGAAGCACCAATGAAAGTATTGGATATAAACGAAACGACAGCGAAAAAAGAAGCGATGGAACTATTAAAACGCTTACGATTGGAAGAATATGCCGAGCGTTTCCCGTTGCATTTATCCGGCGGTCAGCAGCAGCGTGTAGCAATTGCCCGTGCATTAATGATGAAGCCGCAAGTGCTGTTATTTGATGAACCTACGGCGGCATTAGATCCGGAAATTACTGCTCAGGTTGTTGATATTATTAGAGAATTACAAGAAACCGGCATTACGCAGGTGATTGTAACCCACGAGGTGAATGTAGCTCAAAAAGTAGCAACTAAAGTGGTGTATATGGAACAAGGGAAGATTGTGGAAATGGGATCTGCCGACTGTTTTGAATATCCGAAAACCGAACAATTTAAACAATATCTTTCTCACTAA
- the mraZ gene encoding division/cell wall cluster transcriptional repressor MraZ codes for MFRGAAAVNLDAKGRVAIPTRYRAEIIEKNQGQMVCTVDIRQPCLLLYPLDEWEKIEEKLLSLSNFDPNQRRLQRVMLGYATECEMDAQGRILLSGPLRQHAKLEKGLMLVGQLNKFEIWSDTEWSAQIDEDIAVAATVEFAMDTNLNMLSF; via the coding sequence ATGTTTCGTGGTGCAGCAGCGGTAAATTTAGATGCTAAGGGTCGGGTTGCGATTCCAACCCGCTATCGCGCTGAAATCATTGAAAAAAATCAAGGACAAATGGTTTGTACTGTTGATATTCGCCAGCCTTGTTTATTGCTTTATCCTTTAGATGAATGGGAAAAAATTGAGGAAAAACTTCTTTCACTTTCTAACTTTGATCCTAACCAACGCCGTTTGCAACGCGTAATGCTTGGTTATGCCACTGAATGTGAGATGGATGCGCAAGGGCGTATCTTATTAAGTGGTCCATTGCGCCAACACGCAAAATTAGAAAAAGGATTAATGTTGGTCGGACAATTAAATAAATTTGAAATTTGGAGCGATACCGAATGGAGCGCTCAAATTGATGAAGACATCGCGGTTGCGGCAACAGTCGAATTTGCGATGGATACGAATTTAAATATGCTGTCATTCTAA
- the rsmH gene encoding 16S rRNA (cytosine(1402)-N(4))-methyltransferase RsmH, producing the protein MMMQNSFSSPKHITVLLDEAVNGLVLKENGIYIDGTFGRGGHSRLILSKLSPNGRLIAIDRDPLAIAEAKTIQDPRFQIEHNSFSHIPEICENLGLVGKIDGILLDLGVSSPQLDEAERGFSFMKDGPLDMRMDTTQGVSAEEWLKQVSVDDLTWVLKTFGEERFAKRIATAIVEYNKSAVKNGKECLSRTAQLAELISQSVPFKDKHKHPATRSFQAIRIFINSELDELESVLNAALDMLAPEGRLSIISFHSLEDRMVKHFMKKQSKGEAIPKGLPLREDQIQRNQKLKTIGKAIQPSEAEIQANPRSRSAVLRIAERIS; encoded by the coding sequence ATGATGATGCAAAATTCTTTTTCTTCTCCGAAACACATTACTGTTTTACTTGATGAAGCAGTGAACGGTTTGGTGCTGAAAGAGAACGGCATTTATATTGACGGTACTTTTGGGCGTGGTGGTCATTCCCGTCTCATTCTTTCAAAACTCTCCCCAAACGGTCGGTTAATCGCTATAGACCGTGATCCACTGGCAATTGCCGAAGCAAAAACAATTCAAGATCCCCGTTTTCAAATTGAACATAATAGTTTTTCCCATATTCCTGAAATTTGTGAAAATTTAGGTTTAGTAGGGAAGATTGATGGGATCTTGCTTGATCTCGGCGTGTCGTCTCCACAGCTTGACGAGGCCGAGCGAGGTTTTAGTTTTATGAAAGACGGGCCGCTTGATATGCGCATGGATACAACGCAGGGGGTTTCTGCTGAGGAATGGTTAAAACAAGTTTCGGTTGATGATTTGACTTGGGTACTAAAAACTTTTGGAGAAGAGCGTTTTGCTAAACGCATCGCAACGGCAATTGTAGAATACAATAAAAGTGCGGTCAAAAATGGCAAAGAATGTTTATCACGCACTGCACAATTGGCCGAACTGATTTCACAATCCGTACCTTTTAAAGATAAGCACAAACACCCTGCAACCAGAAGTTTCCAAGCAATTCGCATCTTTATTAATTCGGAGTTGGATGAATTGGAAAGCGTATTGAATGCCGCTTTGGATATGTTAGCTCCGGAAGGTCGTCTATCCATTATTAGTTTTCATTCTTTAGAAGACAGAATGGTAAAACATTTTATGAAGAAACAAAGTAAAGGTGAGGCGATTCCAAAGGGTTTGCCTTTACGTGAAGATCAAATTCAGCGGAATCAAAAGTTAAAAACTATTGGCAAAGCCATTCAACCGTCAGAAGCGGAAATACAAGCGAATCCTCGTTCAAGAAGTGCAGTGTTACGTATTGCGGAAAGAATAAGTTAA
- a CDS encoding lysine/arginine/ornithine ABC transporter substrate-binding protein, with product MKKLLLSSVLLGFTAVANAQDITFAMEPSYPPFEFTNEKGEIVGFDVDVAKAICKEIEANCKFKGESFDSLIPSLKAKRFDAAISAMDITEARAKQVLFSDAYYDSTASYVALKGKATLETAKNIGVQNGTTFQQYTVAETKQYTPKPYASLQDAILDLKNGRIDIIFGDTAVLADMINKEPEIQFVGEKVTNKKYFGNGLGIAMNKSQKELATSLNKGLAAIKANGEYQKIYDKWMTK from the coding sequence ATGAAAAAACTACTTTTAAGCTCAGTATTATTAGGTTTTACCGCCGTAGCAAACGCCCAGGACATTACTTTTGCAATGGAGCCGAGTTATCCGCCTTTTGAATTTACTAATGAAAAAGGCGAGATCGTGGGTTTTGATGTGGATGTCGCCAAGGCAATTTGTAAAGAGATTGAAGCAAATTGTAAATTTAAAGGTGAATCTTTTGATTCATTAATTCCAAGTTTAAAGGCAAAACGCTTTGATGCGGCGATTTCGGCAATGGATATTACCGAAGCCCGTGCAAAACAAGTGTTGTTCTCTGATGCTTACTATGACAGCACTGCAAGTTATGTGGCATTAAAAGGCAAAGCGACTTTAGAGACGGCTAAGAATATCGGTGTGCAGAACGGCACGACTTTCCAACAATATACCGTAGCCGAAACGAAGCAATATACTCCTAAACCTTACGCCAGTTTACAAGATGCCATTTTGGATTTAAAAAACGGTCGTATCGATATCATTTTTGGTGATACTGCGGTGCTTGCGGATATGATTAATAAAGAACCGGAAATTCAATTTGTGGGTGAGAAAGTGACCAATAAAAAATATTTTGGTAACGGTTTGGGCATTGCAATGAATAAATCCCAAAAAGAGTTGGCTACAAGTTTAAATAAAGGTTTGGCTGCCATCAAAGCAAATGGTGAATATCAAAAAATCTATGATAAATGGATGACAAAATAA
- the artM gene encoding arginine ABC transporter permease ArtM, translating to MFQEYLTVIAQGIPTSLLLTVVSLLIAFFLALFLTFLLSMESVWVKSAVNLYLTLFTGTPLLVQFFLIYAGPGQFEWVVNSPFWHILSNAWFCAVLALALNSAAYSTQLFHGAVKAIPKGQWEGCAALGLSRVQTLKILIPYALKRALPSYSNEIILVFKGTALASTITIMDIMGYARQLYGTEYDALTIYGIAGGIYLVITGIATLLLRKLENKVLAFERLDMNKA from the coding sequence ATGTTTCAAGAATATTTAACCGTGATTGCGCAAGGAATTCCGACCAGTTTATTACTTACGGTCGTTTCATTATTGATTGCTTTTTTCTTGGCACTATTTTTAACATTTTTGCTTTCAATGGAAAGTGTATGGGTGAAAAGTGCGGTCAATTTATATCTTACTTTATTTACCGGTACACCGTTACTTGTGCAATTTTTCCTGATTTATGCAGGCCCGGGGCAGTTTGAATGGGTAGTGAATAGCCCGTTTTGGCATATTTTATCGAATGCGTGGTTTTGTGCGGTACTTGCTTTAGCCTTAAACAGTGCGGCGTATTCTACCCAATTATTTCACGGTGCGGTAAAAGCAATTCCGAAAGGGCAATGGGAAGGTTGTGCGGCGCTCGGTTTAAGCCGTGTACAAACCTTAAAAATTTTGATTCCTTATGCATTGAAACGTGCTTTACCTTCTTACAGTAATGAAATTATCTTAGTGTTTAAAGGTACGGCTTTAGCCTCAACCATTACGATTATGGATATTATGGGCTATGCGCGTCAGCTTTATGGCACAGAATATGATGCGTTAACAATTTATGGCATTGCCGGCGGTATTTATTTAGTGATCACCGGAATTGCCACTTTATTATTGCGTAAGCTGGAAAATAAGGTGCTCGCTTTTGAGCGATTGGATATGAACAAGGCATAA
- the lpcA gene encoding D-sedoheptulose 7-phosphate isomerase, whose protein sequence is MYLDQIKAELVEAQDVLNKFISDENNIKLIQQAALLISESFKQGGKVLSCGNGGSHCDAMHFAEELTGRYRENRPGYPAIAISDVSHLSCVSNDFGYDYVFSRYVEAVGQKGDVLFGLSTSGNSKNVLNAIETAKAKGMKVIAMTGKDGGKMAGSADVEIRVPHFRYADRIQEIHIKVIHILMMLIEFEMAKNA, encoded by the coding sequence ATGTACTTGGATCAAATCAAAGCCGAGCTTGTTGAAGCACAAGATGTATTAAATAAATTTATTTCAGATGAAAATAACATTAAATTAATTCAACAAGCAGCATTGCTAATTTCAGAGAGTTTTAAACAAGGGGGCAAAGTGCTTTCCTGTGGAAATGGAGGATCCCATTGCGATGCGATGCATTTTGCGGAAGAATTGACCGGACGTTATCGTGAAAATCGCCCCGGTTATCCGGCAATTGCGATTTCTGATGTAAGTCATTTAAGTTGCGTGAGTAATGATTTTGGCTATGATTATGTGTTTTCACGTTATGTCGAAGCCGTAGGACAAAAAGGTGATGTATTATTCGGTTTATCTACTTCTGGCAATTCTAAAAACGTATTGAATGCGATTGAAACGGCAAAAGCAAAAGGAATGAAAGTGATTGCGATGACCGGTAAAGACGGCGGAAAAATGGCAGGTTCAGCGGACGTTGAAATTCGTGTACCACATTTTCGTTATGCAGATCGTATTCAAGAAATTCACATTAAGGTGATTCATATTTTAATGATGTTAATTGAGTTTGAAATGGCAAAAAACGCATAA
- a CDS encoding carbon starvation CstA family protein → MLWFFFCVAILILGYFIYGKIIEKIFVINPKRQTPAYQINDGVDYMPMSKTKIWLIQLLNIAGTGPIFGPILGALYGPVAMLWIVLGCIFAGAVHDYFCGMLSIRHGGATMPYLAGKFLGRPVKVFINILALVLLLLVGVVFVASPAQLMGTITMDVLGASQGALQLGDAEAVHQAVEAGGVKVWGMDKATVVAVWTIIIFAYYILATLLPIDKIIGRIYPFFGALLLFMSVGMVYGLVSAHLQVADPIEFFRTINTDGEGLTWAKFTQNFQVKGDVPIWPLLFLTISCGALSGFHATQTPLMARCAENESEGRFIFYGAMITEGVIALVWCMVGLAFYENPQALQDAISAGSPSKVVYDSSLHFLGFIGGIFAVLGVVVLPITSGDTAFRAARLQLAEIFNIDQRSLSKRLLIAVPLFVLGYFVSTIDFSMLWRYFTWANQMTAMVMLWTAAAYLYRYRKFHWVASIPAWFITTVCATYLYYNKIGFSLDYQLSVYLGFATTIICIVLFFTLLKPLGDRDEEAYVNTTNA, encoded by the coding sequence ATGTTGTGGTTTTTCTTCTGTGTAGCCATTTTGATTCTTGGTTACTTCATTTACGGAAAAATTATCGAAAAAATCTTTGTTATTAACCCTAAACGTCAAACACCGGCTTATCAGATCAATGATGGTGTGGATTATATGCCGATGTCCAAAACCAAAATTTGGTTAATTCAGCTCTTAAATATTGCAGGAACAGGACCGATTTTTGGTCCTATTCTCGGTGCGTTATACGGACCGGTTGCGATGCTTTGGATTGTGCTCGGTTGTATTTTTGCCGGTGCGGTGCACGACTATTTCTGCGGAATGTTAAGTATTCGCCATGGCGGTGCAACAATGCCTTACCTTGCCGGTAAATTTTTAGGTCGCCCGGTTAAAGTTTTCATTAATATCCTTGCATTAGTGCTTCTGTTATTGGTTGGCGTGGTATTCGTGGCCAGTCCCGCACAGTTAATGGGTACGATTACTATGGATGTGCTGGGCGCTTCTCAAGGTGCGTTACAACTTGGCGATGCAGAGGCTGTTCATCAAGCTGTTGAAGCCGGTGGTGTCAAAGTATGGGGGATGGATAAAGCGACTGTTGTTGCGGTATGGACTATTATTATCTTCGCTTACTACATTCTTGCGACATTGTTGCCGATTGATAAAATTATCGGTCGAATCTATCCGTTCTTTGGTGCGTTATTGCTCTTTATGTCTGTTGGTATGGTATATGGTTTGGTTTCTGCACATTTGCAGGTTGCGGATCCGATAGAGTTTTTCCGTACTATCAATACGGACGGTGAGGGCTTAACTTGGGCTAAATTTACGCAAAATTTCCAAGTTAAAGGTGATGTGCCTATTTGGCCATTGTTGTTCTTAACGATTTCTTGTGGGGCTTTATCCGGTTTCCATGCAACACAAACGCCATTAATGGCACGCTGTGCGGAAAATGAAAGTGAAGGTCGTTTTATTTTTTACGGTGCGATGATTACAGAAGGGGTTATCGCTTTAGTGTGGTGTATGGTGGGATTGGCATTTTATGAAAACCCACAAGCATTACAAGATGCGATTTCAGCCGGTTCTCCGTCTAAAGTGGTGTATGATAGCTCATTACACTTCTTAGGATTCATTGGTGGTATTTTCGCAGTGTTAGGTGTGGTTGTTCTTCCTATTACATCAGGTGATACGGCATTCCGGGCTGCACGCTTACAATTGGCGGAAATTTTCAATATTGATCAACGTTCGCTTTCAAAACGTTTGTTGATTGCCGTACCATTGTTTGTACTGGGTTATTTTGTTTCAACCATTGATTTTAGTATGTTATGGCGTTACTTCACTTGGGCGAATCAAATGACTGCAATGGTGATGTTATGGACTGCGGCGGCATATTTATATCGTTATCGTAAATTCCACTGGGTTGCCTCTATCCCTGCATGGTTTATTACAACGGTTTGTGCAACGTACTTATATTACAATAAAATCGGATTTAGCTTGGATTATCAGTTATCGGTATATTTAGGTTTCGCAACAACGATAATTTGTATTGTGTTATTCTTCACTTTATTAAAGCCCTTAGGTGATCGTGATGAAGAAGCTTATGTAAATACAACAAACGCATAA